In a genomic window of Candidatus Omnitrophota bacterium:
- a CDS encoding NAD-dependent epimerase/dehydratase family protein, with protein sequence MPNPFSGKRVLVAGGTGMIGIQLVKMLIELGASVRIASLDDSSRAHPEAEFMRKDLTLIDNCLEVCRGMDFVFNLLGVKASPGVSANKPARFLYSTVLMEMNMLEAAHRERVNGYLLTSSVGVYAPAKVLNEDDVWKTFPSLNDWYAGWSKRVGELQIDAYRKEYDWDGLTIVRPANVYGPYDNFESENAMVVPSLIKRVISGENPLRVWGDGTAVRDFIHAKDVASGMLLVAQEQPQKPVNLGSGVGVSIKDLVDVIILNLDKKPQVLWDKAKPKGDDCRILNISRAKELGFEPKVTLGQGIKETMDWYRANKDITHLRYDVYNNSGI encoded by the coding sequence ATGCCTAATCCATTTTCAGGGAAGAGGGTTTTGGTTGCCGGCGGGACAGGTATGATTGGTATCCAACTTGTAAAAATGCTTATTGAGCTAGGAGCGTCTGTGAGGATTGCTTCGTTGGATGATTCTTCCCGGGCGCATCCGGAAGCCGAATTTATGCGTAAGGATCTTACTCTCATTGATAATTGCCTGGAGGTATGCCGTGGGATGGATTTTGTGTTTAATCTTTTAGGTGTCAAGGCTTCTCCCGGTGTTTCAGCTAATAAGCCGGCGCGTTTCCTTTATTCAACGGTATTGATGGAGATGAATATGCTTGAAGCAGCGCACCGCGAAAGAGTAAATGGATACCTGCTTACAAGCTCAGTCGGAGTGTATGCTCCTGCGAAAGTATTGAATGAAGACGATGTCTGGAAAACATTTCCTTCTCTTAATGATTGGTACGCGGGTTGGTCTAAGCGCGTAGGAGAGCTTCAGATAGATGCCTATCGCAAAGAATACGATTGGGATGGGTTGACTATAGTCAGGCCGGCTAATGTATATGGGCCTTATGATAATTTTGAAAGCGAAAATGCGATGGTTGTGCCGTCGCTTATTAAACGGGTAATTTCAGGCGAGAATCCGTTAAGGGTTTGGGGAGATGGGACGGCAGTGCGGGATTTTATCCACGCTAAAGATGTGGCTTCAGGCATGCTTTTAGTTGCTCAGGAACAGCCTCAAAAACCCGTTAACCTCGGTAGCGGCGTAGGAGTTTCGATTAAGGATTTGGTGGATGTTATTATTTTAAATTTGGATAAGAAGCCCCAAGTTTTGTGGGATAAGGCTAAGCCGAAAGGCGATGACTGCCGTATATTAAATATTTCAAGAGCGAAAGAATTGGGGTTTGAACCCAAGGTAACCTTAGGGCAGGGGATAAAGGAGACAATGGATTGGTATAGGGCCAATAAAGATATCACCCATCTTAGGTATGATGTTTACAATAATTCCGGAATATAA